The genomic DNA TAAAGGAGGTTAGCAGCACAAGATCCATTCTAATGACCCCCAACTTCAATCAATGTGTTCTTAGTGGGAATCAAATATGAGACTTTAACCTCTTAGTTCAAGACTCTCTTATTTTTTAGCACCCCTGTTTAACGTTTAACTTGATGTTACTATGAATATTACAAAATTCTAATAATTACAATGATCTTCAATTAGGCAAAAATGAGATTTAAGCATCTTATAGATTTGTTTTGCATATAATTACACTGAATAATAATCCTAACCATAGTCAtgttaaaacataattataaacATTTGGAAATCAGGCTAATATattgatgttcttattttaactaaaaattgTTTTTCAGTTCATTGAGTGCTTGCGTTTCAAGCATAATTGGACTACAGTTTGGTCACATTCTTGTTCAGTTTCAGGTGAGTTCTTTTAGCCCATGTTGTAGTCATCTTTTCTTTGTACTACATCCTCTTTCCTAAAGTATGCATTGTTCACCTCTATAATGATTTACAGTTGCTTGACAGCAAGAATCTGTGGTAGCATTTTTTGGAATCAACTTTAACCTTTCATAGTGTAGAAGATATATCTAGTAAGGAGAtagatacaaaaaaaaaaaaaagtattaatgtTAGTGCTTGATAATGCTAGAGAAATGGGACATCTATTTTGTTAAAAGGTTTTGTTAAAGTTAACACTATTAATGCCAGCTCCTCTCCTCTCCCCTTTATAGACAATCCTCATGATGTTACATATTCAAAAAGTAATGAAATGAGTGGAAAGAAGATCAATACAGCTTATGTCAAATTGTATCCAAAATCTATTCTGCTGTAGACCAAGGATTCCTAAGCTCTTTTTTCTTTAAGAATGATTGCCTTTGaacatttctatttttttaaaaccataGTTTATTATCTGGAATAAACTAGCACAACCTCACTTCTAACTTGTGACTTTGTTAGTGGGAAATGAGGTCTCTTATGCTAGAAGACTTTAGAGACTCTAGTGGATTTTTTATAGCTTAATTAATGGaaaattaatctaaatattagacattattattattatctgttTTATGTAATAgagaaatatgttaaaaaattttgaattttgattgaaacaagtattttaatttagaaatacGTATTTATTGCAGGACCATAAAGAGCGATTACAGAGCTGGATCTATTTTTCAGTTGCAATCTGTTTACTTGGCTTGTTCCTTTCTATTCTAGGTATGGTAATGTTATATGTTTTGTGTTTCCATCAAGTgcttaaaagaagaagaaggattcataagattaattaatagttttatggggttaattattgtaTTGTTTTGTTTTCAGGTATGCCATTGAATAAGTCTCTATACTCAATAAGTTACATGCTGGTGACAACCGGCATTGCTGGAATAACATTTTCGGCTATGTATACATTGGTGAGTGTTGAAAACAAGAATCATTTTGAGGAATATGGTAGCTTAACTTACTTGTGTGGTGTTGTGCAGGTTGATGTTTATTGTGGTTTAGGATGTTTGAGATATGGGTTTGAATGGATGGGAAAACATgctttaaacatatttatagtggttaGTTCAAACTTAGCAGTTATTGCCATTCAAGGCTTCTACTGGTCCGTCCCTGAAAATAACATTGTAAGTAGTATCCAATCCATCTATGTTCTTGaccaaaatttcaaataatttatttattttttggtggTGGTATTCAACAGATTCACATGATTGTGACATGTTTTAAGCGCTCATGAGATCTACACCGATTTCAGGTACTATTTGGAACaaaatagattaattttggTGATGAAAATTCggttttaattgtttgtttttttgtcTGATTCTCTCAGGGAATTGTGAATAGCTTTTGAGATTCAGCTATAAGCAGAACTGAATTTGATATTTAGGTATAGTAGTTTATTCGATAAATGCTTAGatacaatttatttgaatagcTTATGTTGAGTTTGTATGATACTCTTAGTTGTTTCGATTTatcattcttatttattttaaattattcagtTTTATTATTTGCTCATATAAAACAAATGATAATAATGTGAAATAAATATGGAGCGTTACAGGTCATGCGAAAAAAAGGTGAAATGAGAAAGAACAAAAAAGGGCTCGTCTATCGAGATTATATAGCCAATTAACGATAGACAGAGTTAAAAAGAAACGTCTGACATTTTCTGCTGTCTGGACACGTGTCCGTATTTCTCTGGCTGCAGACAAGGACTGATGCTTTCTCTGCAAAATGTTATTTGTCTTCACGCGAGATCTCGCTTCCAGTGAAAGGAGAATTCAAAAAGTGAAATTaatgtagaaaaaaaaaagtataacaaTAActtatgtataaaataaaaaactcaattcattaattaaaaaaattaaaaaatattttgaatttatttaaatattaaatatatattaccaaATTCAATAAAGCTAAATCGAACTTATGGCCGGGCTATCTTGATTTATTATCTAACTTTTCTTGCTTTCTTGATTATATTTTTCCTTAAACCTAAAATGCATATATAACAATTGTgatggattaaaaaaaatttatatatattagaaatatgattacaactttatttatttgaaattgaaatgtaTAGCATAGTACCATAACAAATGTTATAAATGGAGAATATTCTACCCAAACAATGATTTCATATTGAAGATATTTATATGTTTAGTCTTTTTAATCTTTGTCTTTATTATCTCTCTATgctttttaaaatacattagcaattaaatggataaataaaataagttttatgcTTTAAGAAAATTAAGTTTAGAGTACAGGAATAtagtatttcaaataaatttgatttaaatttaaattttaaatgttaatccttttaattttagaaaactaGTACGAAACctctaactttaatttaaagcaTTTTAATAGGAAtctaaacttaaatatttaattatttaaacaaaattttattacttAAACTATTCTATTGAGTTAAATATAATACTTATATTCTAGAAAATCTATTTGTTTCCTAAATTGACTGgacaagtttttttattttacaccaACAAAGGGGGTAAATGTTAAAAAGATGAATTTGATAGATGAACAAtagaacaaaaataaagaaacgATATTTTACATGATTCCCATGTGGTCCTGCATTTTTCTTTGTCCCTACTACTAACGTTATCTTTACATGGTTTCATTTGGCTCtaccaaattaaataatatataatgtccTTAAAGCAAGGGCATTGtcaattcaaataatacaaattaattagatCCATATTATTAAACAATCTCCTCCATTATCCCTCAAATTTGGCCACGTCCCAACCTGTCTCAAAACCAAAAATAGTGCCTTGTTTCTTATACCCACCATCACACATGACTCGCATCGAACCGGACTAAGCTCAACTCGACCAAACATTCTCGAAGGATTGACGAAAGGAAAAAACAACAATCTTTATCACTAAAGTAAATCTAATCAGTGGAACTTAAAAAATGAGTTCAATTTTCACAATTTACAATAGTAACAACCATAATTTTCAACTTATAATAGTAACAATAATTGAGATCATTTGCAACAGTAaacatgatttaaaataaaataaaaaatgaaagtaaactataataatattaataataataatagcataTCTGGATGACAATGAAGCAAATATCGATCGTGTATAAGAAACAACAACTCACTTGATCTGGCTTATacaacacatatatatatatttcattttaaattatataataattaattgcaTGCAACCTCTATCccattcattcattttataatataattttctaaataataatatacatgGATAAGGTTGATATTCCAAACTTgctcttttaaaattataaagttaggGCATAACCTtctaatgttttaatttttttgaaaatggtgaTGAGTAAATTAAGATTCGAACCCACAACACAATTCTAttagtattatttaatttagtgatattaataattaattatttgtaacgGTTGGAAGCAGTTGCTTTATGGTTGGATGACAGCCAATATTGAAAGACAAAAATAACAGCATTAGCATCACATGGTCGCTTTGCTGTACTTGTTACCCCACTCTCCCTCTATATCATTTGTactattttatactttatttaaataaagtcCTTATCTTTAACTAATCTATCTATACatcataattaattcattaatctaTTCCACTTTTAATAAGTGCTTCTTtgattcaaaaattattttgaacaattaATTAGGGATAGCTTTATTCGCATCTTTTTCTTATTCTAAGTTTTGCTAATATATGGGATGTCTTTATGTTCATAATCTTTTCATTTAACCTTCTtgtttatttcatattattcgGGTGATtcgataaatattaaaatatgtttgattttatataattgcGGTAACTTATTCGTTTGACGGTACTTATatgtaaacaatattatttgagtggtctattaaaatttttaattatttagttatgtTACATGTTTATTTGATGACATTATATATTGACTTATTTGGAAATATTTAGAGTTGAGTTTGAAcggataatattattaaatttgttaatatatacacACAACTAAACTATATtctataacattattttaactaaattaatattcagataagttataaaaaaaaatagttttattttgtcACACCCAAATCTAGCTCAAGTGCGTTTCCAAATTGGGTCTTATTAAGTGTAGAAACCAGatacttatttatttacattggactaaatagtaaataattgACAATAAAAATAAGGTGTTGATACTCGATTCATAACCAAACTACGATAAATCAAAAGTCTTCCACTAATGtgtaaaatttttttttttttagaacgctgggtTTCGCTGCTCCTATGGAATGCGATTAATCTCGGCGGGTTAAAcatatagcccgcaaacacacttaatcattacacagacgcagaacttgtcgcctgacgggctcgaattCAGGACTTCATGGAGGTTGGAGATATCCACCTTTTGTTACCGCTAGACTAGAAGAGCGGATAAATTTGTAGGATTATAGATTAAAGAATTTTAACCATTGTAAAAACTTATTAAGCAAAATTGATTCTTATTTAAGCTTAAGAAATGAATCAAAGTGGCCCTTAAAGCTCTGAAGAAAAGAATCAAACTAACCCTATAATATACTAGAATCCAACTctcatcttatatatataaagacatACCAAGCTAACTCCATCATCATCACCCATTAATTCACAGAGAACCTAaacctagagagagaaaagaagaagaagaaatgtcTAAAGAAGTAAAAGAAGAAGGTGTAACAGTTCCCCATGGAAGAGACTACGTAGACCCACCACCAGCTCCATTTCTAGACCTAGCAGAATTAAAGCTATGGTCTTTCTACAGAGCTCTAATCGCCGAATTCATCGCCACCCTCCTCTTCCTCTACGTCACAATCGCCACCGTCATCGGCCACAAAAAACAAACCGGTCCCTGCGACGGCGTAGGCCTTCTCGGTATCGCCTGGGCCTTCGGCGGCATGATATTCGTCCTAGTTTACTGCACCGCCGGCATCTCAGGAGGTCACATAAATCCAGCAGTAACATTCGGGCTATTTCTAGCCAGAAAAGTGTCCTTAATAAGGGCACTAGGATACATGATAGCTCAATGTTTAGGTGCCATAAGTGGTGTCGGACTAGTTAAAGCATTCATGAAACATCCTTATAACTCTCTTGGAGGCGGTGCTAATTCAGTTGCAGATGGTTATAACAATGGAACCGCTCTTGGAGCTGAGATAATTGGAACGTTTGTTCTTGTTTACACTGTTTTTTCAGCGACCGATCCTAAACGCAACGCTCGCGATTCTCATATTCCTGTTTTGGCTCCTCTTCCAATTGGGTTTGCTGTTTTCATGGTGCATTTGGCTACTATTCCGATTACTGGTACGGGTATTAATCCGGCTAGGAGTTTCGGAGCTGCCGTTATCTATAATGACAAGAAAGTTTGGGACGATCAAGTAAGTGATAATgattaacataatttaattaatttaatttaatttaattattttaatttattgaacaGTGGATATTCTGGGTTGGACCGATGATCGGAGCGATGGCGGCGGCGGCGTATCATCAGTATATATTGAGAGCTGCGGCCATTAAAGCTTTGGGATCTTTTCGTAGTAACCCTACCAACTAGATGAACTTATCAGTTCTACTAtctttattgattaattaattagctttattagtttttgatatatatattattgtttaagtGTGTGGTTTAAGTAATGTAATATTTGATGATGTTGTGtgaatttgtttctttttagaGAGAGTGAGAGAGACAATGTTTGTACTAGTGTATTGATTTGATTCTATGTACGATGATGGGTGTTCTTTGTTggtaaatttcttttttttttgcatgtttGTTTTTGAGTATAAGAACATGACcaagatcttcatcttctttctttagGTCAGATTGATGTTTTggatttgggttatttaaataattataaacccTTCCTATTGTTTTTCAATTGACAGAGATTTGAGTAGaaaatttgagggagggaatgatTTGACACATATAAttagctgaaaaaatcaaataatttctctatttccTCCCACTAAATTTCCTCCAACTGAATTTCCAAAATCGTTCTCTCTCACATTTCTTCCCTCAGGTTACATCATTTCATGTATTCATATTAATCCcacttaattaattacttcAATTGGTTGGGGGAGTGGGTTTTTAGAGTTTACCTAAGTTTCTCATAAAaattcttgtttgataaaaattaaaaaaaaaaattggtttttaaaattttaaaactattttaccATGAGTTGAGAGTGTATattgaaattgaaagaattgtgGATTAGagatagaaaaaataaagtaacttaaagaaaataattttgaaatttaaatgaataaaatttgatgattatattattgataaaatgtttgaattttgagataaaaactaGTTTTATCTcaataatcaaatatcaaacaaccccgaaattaacatcaaattaggttattttttcataataaaacattataatatcacccttttaaatcttttaaaaaaataaataaatattaatctcCTCAAAATTCccaaacatttttaaataaactaccGAAGAAGTTTAAAAATAGCTGTTAAAATGTAGTGGTCAAAGTTTGGGAGCATATTTCCCGAGGAAATTACACATGAAATAGCAGCTAGGGGTGCAGAAGCCTgcatttgtttattattattattttaaatgtcaCAATTTGTGAGTAGTCACTTTTGAGGTCTAGCCTGTCTGCCCTAGCTATCTCCATTCAACATCAtcataaatgttaaaaaatatatttgattacaaaatttttattttatctcaattAATTTGATGTTTGGTTATATGGGGTGGTTATTGTTTGAAAAATGAATATGGACCAAACAtataaagtagaaaaaaaatttaaatatgttcaattaatatacttttaaaaaagGATCCATACCCTCTAAGAGCttgttcttttttctttatttttattagtatttctcttttcattttatttcaatatatatatatttatttttctttctaataattttcaaataagaatgATGGTACATATCTAGTGTAATAATAAGTTTTTAGAATTAGGTTGATTTGTTAGATGTTTATTTATGGCAAGAGAACATATTAACTTTGGTTTTAGTTTATGGtgggttaaataaattataggggggaaattaagtgaatatttaatcaataatgaattagattgaaaaaattatagaaaaaataaaattattattattattatttttgttttgagttTAGCCCAACTCAGCTATAATGTTAACTAATTATTTCATGATGGTTGTAATTAGAATAGAAATTACATGATTACTTTCTCAATGGTTTCTATTATgcagaataatattaaaatctttattaacttttaaaataaaacttaagtATCAAGccttaaactaaaaaaattcatCCCAACTCCCTTTCTCTCCTTTCTaacacaaaatgaaaaaaactaaGGAAAATGACAGAGATTCAAAATAAGATCGGTTTGTTATTATGTTGGAGACAATAAAAACTATTTCATGTATATTTAGTGTCGGTTCTGAAAATTGGGTTGCCCTAGTTTACATAAAAAAAcgtgaaattttatttttggttaacctaattttatttaaaaaaattattgaaaaaaatattttagtaatgtttgaaattataatcaaataaatatttttgtttttatctttaaaCATTATACTaaacacttttttatttaacaaaatagtAAATTTCACTTAAGCctctattgtttttttttaaataaatggaCTTGTTGAAAATATATGGGGCAAGTCCATTTTAGTTTGTTTGTTAAGgtttaatagtttaattaaattgtcattattaaaaaagaaaaataaattttaaaatagtggaTTATGATTTGAAAGACACTTTTACAAAGTCCAATGGGCATAGTAGATAAAGCTAGGGAATATTAACCTTTGAGCCTAGTTCAGTGGGctattcatattttttacttattagaaaatattattatttcataaataataaagaattattagTAAAAACATatccaataataataaaagggaaatttgagaaaatgatcCTCAAAAAGCCTTAAATACGTGCAGCGCTTAAAAAAAACTCTCATActgtttttggacgattttgtcCATGTCGGAGGGAATCGCTCGGAGGGAATCgcaagatgatttttttttttttcgtttcgcgattacgtgacgcaactgagcattttcttccaaaaaaaattcataattaattttttttttaataaaaaaataaaaaattgcgtcacgcaacatCAAGTTACGTGACGCGACTGAgacattttcgtccaaaaaaaataaaagtatcatCAGCGCATTAAAAATAATGCGTTGGCACTTTCCGCATTTAAGGCCTTTTTAAgagtcatttcctcaaatttcacataataaaatcatcttaatttcttaaattaaaaaaaaatatatttttttaataaataaaagttttttcattaacaatgataataatgcaatgagaaaaaataaaatagatttagggtttattttctataaaaataaaaataaagaataaagaatGAAATGTAATAAGAGATGTACTACATTTGTTATTTGAAGTTTCCGAACCGGATTTGGAAACCGGTCGAGCCAAATCATGAAAGGAGATGAAATGCACTGAATCGCTTGATCTGATCTCCACCGCCCCGTCGTCTCCCCCATAGTAGTCCGATCGATCATCGTCGGCGATAAAGATGATCGTCTGCGTTGCTGTTGTCGGTCACCAGgtaaatcatcatcatcatcttcttcttcatcttctttatgATCCTGAATAACTGAACTTGAttccaatccaaatccaaatcgaACAGAACAATCCTCTTTACATC from Impatiens glandulifera chromosome 9, dImpGla2.1, whole genome shotgun sequence includes the following:
- the LOC124914936 gene encoding uncharacterized protein LOC124914936, producing the protein MPEYSPLSVDDTGQERQRLPSIVVPAKRTRRTNRVASLDVFRGLCVFLMILVDYGGPLFPYIAHSPWNGVHLADFVMPSFLFVSGISLAIVFKKVQDRVEASQKSLLRALKLFLVGVFLQGGYLHGATSLTYGVDIGRIRWMGILQRISIGYVFAALCEIWLPTEKLKGTSHLRNYFYHWCTMFALLLSYLALTYGLYVPDWQFEALSTTSSLVASNSSSVFKVTCSRRGDLGPACNAAGMIDRYVLGINHLYTKPTYRNLKECRTLGDHQIPSWCHAPFDPEGILSSLSACVSSIIGLQFGHILVQFQDHKERLQSWIYFSVAICLLGLFLSILGMPLNKSLYSISYMLVTTGIAGITFSAMYTLVDVYCGLGCLRYGFEWMGKHALNIFIVVSSNLAVIAIQGFYWSVPENNIVSSIQSIYVQEEEMSKEVKEEGVTVPHGRDYVDPPPAPFLDLAELKLWSFYRALIAEFIATLLFLYVTIATVIGHKKQTGPCDGVGLLGIAWAFGGMIFVLVYCTAGISGGHINPAVTFGLFLARKVSLIRALGYMIAQCLGAISGVGLVKAFMKHPYNSLGGGANSVADGYNNGTALGAEIIGTFVLVYTVFSATDPKRNARDSHIPVLAPLPIGFAVFMVHLATIPITGTGINPARSFGAAVIYNDKKVWDDQWIFWVGPMIGAMAAAAYHQYILRAAAIKALGSFRSNPTN